A DNA window from Bombus vancouverensis nearcticus chromosome 6, iyBomVanc1_principal, whole genome shotgun sequence contains the following coding sequences:
- the LOC117158062 gene encoding uncharacterized protein LOC117158062 produces the protein MMEGEGVYKWSNGARYKGEFEQNVMHGKGLLEWNNVCWYEGDFTNGYRHGRGIMVDGENRYMYTGQWHMGQRHGKGYSRYSDNGSYDGDWVMNKMNGIGLRIYPSGGRYVGQWKNGVRDGIGTMVWPNGSLYRGEWKCGAMHGYGEYVWNGFFNKTFAWPQEASYVGYWRRGMRHGKGEIKLNSVGGAKYSGYWKDNKKHGYGVIIGSNGHKFEANPLFSNDILCAPNVVADNLETETKTKDEGECMRTAKEIKTAFVEKPGQLVETWPTPILKPEQFLCLSYYITRLLDPKNMEPSVVFSPPSGKCYSCERESCSCLPHPLSIDTITSERNDITQTHAPESYTENMIESVWKYEECWTYNCLTFHMHRLREIYNDYATLFAKSAPKCNLAMSRLCLWQLWRDCGIHKKGLSLTEIDSYIGER, from the exons ATGATGGAGGGTGAAGGCGTATACAAATGGTCTAACGGTGCTCGGTATAAA GGAGAATTCGAACAGAATGTTATGCATGGCAAAGGTCTATTAGAATGGAACAATGTTTGCTGGTACGAAGGTGATTTTACGAACGGCTACCGACATGGTAGAGGAATTATGGTGGATGGAGAAAATCGTTACATGTATACCGGTCAATGGCATATGGGTCAAAGACATGGGAAAGG TTATTCCCGTTACTCTGACAATGGTTCATACGACGGTGATTGGGTAATGAACAAAATGAACGGGATTGGATTACGAATTTATCCAAGCGGTGGCCGTTACGTGGGTCAATGGAAGAACGGAGTTCGTGATGGTATCGGAACCATGGTTTGGCCCAATGGGAGTCTCTATCGTGGGGAATGGAAATGCGGTGCAATGCACGG CTATGGAGAGTACGTATGGaatggattttttaataaaacgtttGCTTGGCCGCAAGAAGCATCGTACGTAGGTTACTGGCGTCGCGGAATGCGTCATGGCAAAG GGGAGATAAAGCTGAATTCCGTCGGTGGAGCTAAGTATTCTGGTTATTGGAAGGATAATAAAAAGCATGGTTACGGAGTTATAATTG GAAGTAACGGGCACAAGTTTGAGGCTAATCCAttattttcaaatgatatttTGTGTGCGCCGAACGTTGTAGCCGATAATTTAGAAACTGAAACGAAAACGAAGGATGAAGGAGAATGCATGCGGAcagctaaagaaataaaaacagc ATTTGTCGAGAAACCTGGTCAATTGGTAGAAACTTGGCCAACACCTATTCTGAAGCCAGAACAGTTTCTATGTTTATCTTACTATATAACTCGTCTATTGGATCCAAAAAATATGGAGCCATCTGTCGTATTTTCGCCTCCATCTGGAAAATGCTACAGTTGTGAAAGAGAATCTTGTTCTTGTTTGCCACATCCACTTTCCATAG ATACGATTACAAGTGAACGAAACGACATCACGCAGACACATGCGCCCGAATCCTACACCGAGAATATGATAGAATCTGTCTGGAAATATGAAGAATGCTGGACATATAATTGTTTGACGTTTCACATGCATCGTTTACGTGAAATTTACAACGATTATGCTACGTTATTTGCCAAGTCGGCGCCAAAATGCAATCTGGCGATGAGTAGATTATGTTTATGGCAATTATGGAGAGATTGTGGTATTCATAAGAAAGGACTTAGCCTCACTGAAATCGATAGTTACATTGGTGAACGTTAA
- the LOC117158063 gene encoding uncharacterized protein LOC117158063: MHTLAEPRDNKDIFPPKGNLHKSSYERLGPEPACTGITETHAMLSQIELKDSYKPIYPQRTLLHIKSLATLEPEEKQETLTDIVYDADEARNMDYRTTTEIHYRSPHPMKRRTLPPPPPPPPEPWLLNRRTIGYSLEELEKRDGTYTFLDDNMELHKQIADLKSRRYKLRTFQDSQPSEHINVSNIKDCKD, from the exons ATGCATACGTTGGCTGAACCCAGAGACAACAAAGACATATTTCCACCGAAAGGGAATCTTCATAAATCATCGTATGAAAGACTAGGACCAGAACCTGCTTGTACAGGAATTACGGAAACACACGCGATGTTGTCTCAAATAGAATTAAAAGACTCGTATAAACCAATTTATCCGCAACGTACTCTGCTTCATATCAAGTCACTTGCAACGTTAGA GcccgaagaaaaacaagagacaTTGACGGATATCGTGTACGATGCCGATGAAGCCCGTAACATGGATTATCGAACAACAACGGAAATTCATTACAGATCACCTCATCCCATGAAACGAAGAACGTTaccgccgccaccgccaccaccaccgGAACCATGGCTCTTAAATCGACGGACTATCGGATATAGTCTGGAAGAATTGGAAAAGCGAGACGGGACGTACACGTTTTTAGATGACAATATGGAACTTCATAAACAAATAGCTGATTTAAAATCAAGAAGATACAAACTGCGTACGTTTCAAGACAGTCAGCCTTCCGAACACATCAATGTGTCTAATATAAAAGACTGTAaggattga
- the LOC117158149 gene encoding uncharacterized protein LOC117158149 gives MVKDPLHPFEKIEIWQFLHALLEVSWHLYTKHNDDEVEEMNGKIAGGLHKFLKNCIYPHAGNHVGSLCRENQDLLPIYCVFELYQQIGYPVSAKDLLRATCVLKQSK, from the exons ATGGTGAAAGATCCTCTTCATCCGTTCGAAAAGATTGAAATCTGGCAATTTTTACACGCCTTGTTAGAAGTTTCTTGGCACTTATATACTAAACACAACGACGATGAAGTCGAGGAAATGAACGGAAAAATCGCTGGTGGTTTgcacaaatttttaaaaaactgTATATATCCTCATGCTGGAAATCATGTTG GTAGTCTGTGCCGTGAAAATCAAGATTTGCTACCTATATACTGCGTCTTTGAATTGTACCAACAGATTGGCTATCCAGTTTCTGCAAAAGATCTCCTTCGTGCGACGTGCGTTTTAAAAC AAAGTAAATAA
- the Dsk gene encoding drosulfakinin produces the protein NITFAPICMMPVIWLFYAKCETAAELVTRVGIKLTQFVIRLIKNIIYVGAIELLCSCIKITFLLMYNIENLLVDHDDFIDFVSKRQQFDDYGHMKLEKREQFEDYGYMRFGKRHD, from the exons aatataactTTTGCTCCAATTTGCATGATGCCGGTCATTTGGTTATTTTATGCCAAATGTGAAACAGCCGCCGAACTTGTTACAAGGGTGGGTATAAAGCTTACTCAATTCGTTATACGTTTGATTAAAaacattatatatgtcgg agctatagaattactttGCTCATGTATCAAAATCACTTTTTTGCTCATGTATAATATAGAAAATCTGCTTGTTGACCATGATGATTTCATAGATTTCGTAAGTAAACGACAACAGTTTGACGATTATGGTCATATGAAATTGGAGAAAAGGGAACAATTCGAAGATTATGGTTATATGCGATTTGGCAAGAGGCACGATTAA
- the LOC117158102 gene encoding uncharacterized protein LOC117158102, with protein MPKRITPEKVMDIVWFSVALTFCWPPPINSSGTRTLVHKILQMSGVINACMLLPPLLYSIYLHLDDIIIVSECICLFMVVSQIVVQTVICFINHDSLQHVVEEMTVCVKQAREYEMEIFSKHIARCSVFYASSMVCIYLTATAFSIGPAALPLSFPSEAEYPFRVNYTPVYVIIYTQQSILSYQSAAHICLSMFGSLLLWFTAARFQCLAMELKKTSDVSTLIVCVEKQLYLRRYAKEVVDNLRYIVLYAIGVSTSALTLCGIILLVDVPPMVKIQFVTLCLTLLTEIYVYAWSADYMKDMSINVSRSAYDTIWYKQTLEVQKNLSIVLVYQEPVTLSVSCIIPELSLRYYCSYLSNTFSIFTALRVVIEDNAE; from the exons ATGCCGAAAAGAATAACGCCGGAGAAAGTGATGGACATCGTTTGGTTTAGCGTAGCTTTGACTTTCTGTTGGCCGCCTCCTATCAATAGCAGCGGAACGCGAACTCTGGTTCACAAAATTTTGCAGATGAGTGGCGTTATTAACGCTTGCATGCTGCTCCCGCCGCTGCTATATTCGATTTATCTGCATCTAGACGATATAATCATTGTTTCTGAATGTATCTGTCTGTTTATGGTTGTAAGTCAAATTGTGGTTCAGACTGTTATATGTTTCATCAATCACGATTCCCTGCAA CACGTAGTCGAGGAAATGACAGTCTGCGTTAAACAAGCGCGAGAATACGAAATGGAAATTTTTTCCAAGCATATCGCGCGATGCAGCGTCTTTTATGCAAGTTCTATGGTATGTATTTACTTGACCGCGACTGCCTTTTCGATAGGACCTGCAGCCTTGCCGCTATCCTTCCCAAGCGAAGCGGAATATCCATTTCGCGTTAATTATACGCCAGTATACGTTATCATCTACACGCAACAGTCTATCCTCAGCTATCAAAGCGCAGCACATATATGCTTAAGCATGTTTGGATCGCTTCTGCTTTGGTTTACCGCCGCGAGATTCCAGTGTTTGGCCATGGAATTAAAAAAGACGTCAGACGTTAGTACGCTGATCGTTTGCGTTGAGAAACAATTATATTTGAGAAG ATACGCAAAAGAAGTGGTGGATAATCTTCGTTACATAGTGCTTTACGCTATAGGAGTAAGCACGTCTGCTCTAACTTTATGTGGCATTATATTGCTCGTG GATGTACCGCCAATGGTGAAAATACAGTTCGTAACTCTATGCCTCACTTTACTTACGGAGATTTACGTATACGCGTGGTCAGCCGATTACATGAAAGATATG AGCATAAATGTTTCACGAAGCGCATACGACACGATATGGTATAAACAAACGTTGGAAGTGCAAAAAAATTTGTCGATCGTGCTGGTATATCAAGAGCCAGTAACTCTCTCTGTCAGTTGTATAATACCAGAGCTTTCTTTGCGTTATTATTGTTCG TATCTGTCCAATACTTTCTCCATCTTCACTGCTTTGCGTGTGGTGATCGAAGATAATGCAGAATAA